tatatatgagccatGTTATAAATGCTCTTAACATCACAGCTGTTTTCAAAGAGGCAAAACAACCCATAGTGAGGGACAACACCATGAACATGCAAAGTGATAAAAGCTTGAGATCTGATAATTCTTTATTATTAGACCAacctgtaaaattaattaatatggATAAAACGATTGATAAAGGTAATGAGTGTGTTAAAGCTTTCACATGTGCCAATTATCATTCTAGGCATGGAAGAAGTCATAGGTggaagaaactctatgaatgtaatcaatgtggtaaagtctttgcaAGACCCGCTCAtatccaatgtcataaaagaacccatactggagagaaaccttataaatgtaatcaatgtggtaaagccttttcctctcaCAGTTGTCTCAGATATCACAAAAGAAACCATACTGGAGAGagaccttatgaatgtaatcaatgtggtaaagccttttcctctcacagtaatctcagatatcataaaagaacccatactggagagaaaccttatgaatgtaatcaatgtgggaaagcctttgcaagacccgctgatctccaatatcataaaagaacccatacaggagagaaaccttatgaatgtaatcaatgtggtaaagccttttcctgtcacagtggtctcagatatcataaaagaacccatactggagagaaaccttatgaatgtaatcagtgtgggaaagcctttgcaagacccgctgatctccaatatcataaaagaacccatacaggagagaaaccttatgaatgtaatcaatgtggtaaagccttttcctgtcacagtggtctcagatatcataaaagaacccatactggagagaaaccttatgaatgtaatcaatgtggtaaagccttttcctgtcacagtggtctcagatatcataaaagaacccatactggagagaaaccttttgaatgtaatcaatgtggtaaagccttttcctctcacagtggtctcagatatcataaaagaacccatactggagaaaaaccttatgaatgtaatcaatgtggtaaatccTTTGCTACATCCAgacatctccaatgtcataaaagaacccatactggagagaaaccttatgaatgtaatcaatgtgggaaagcctttgctaCATctagtcatctccaatgtcataaaagaacccatactggagagaaaccttatgaatgtaatcaatgtggtaaagccttttcctgtcacagtgGTCTCAgacatcataaaagaacccatactggagagaaaccttatgaatgtaatcaatgtggtaaagccttttcaagACCTGCTTATCTCcaacatcataaaagaacccatactggagagaaaccttatg
Above is a window of Mus musculus strain C57BL/6J chromosome 13, GRCm38.p6 C57BL/6J DNA encoding:
- the Gm10324 gene encoding zinc finger protein family member, whose protein sequence is MDAVTFDDVHVNFTKEEWNLMDPSQMNLYKDVMLETYWNLTSIGYKWEDHHIEESCQSSRRHTRHGRSHRWKKLYECNQCGKVFARPAHIQCHKRTHTGEKPYKCNQCGKAFSSHSCLRYHKRNHTGERPYECNQCGKAFSSHSNLRYHKRTHTGEKPYECNQCGKAFARPADLQYHKRTHTGEKPYECNQCGKAFSCHSGLRYHKRTHTGEKPYECNQCGKAFARPADLQYHKRTHTGEKPYECNQCGKAFSCHSGLRYHKRTHTGEKPYECNQCGKAFSCHSGLRYHKRTHTGEKPFECNQCGKAFSSHSGLRYHKRTHTGEKPYECNQCGKSFATSRHLQCHKRTHTGEKPYECNQCGKAFATSSHLQCHKRTHTGEKPYECNQCGKAFSCHSGLRHHKRTHTGEKPYECNQCGKAFSRPAYLQHHKRTHTGEKPYECNQCGKAFAKPSHLQCHKRTHTGEKPFECNQCGKAFSCYNSLRYHKRTHTGEKLYECNQCGKAFATSSHLQCHKRTHTGEKPYECNQCGKAFATSSHLHCHKRTHTGEKPFECNQCGKAFARPSHLQIHKRTHTGEKPYECNQCGKAFATSSHLQCHKRTHTRE
- the Gm10324 gene encoding zinc finger protein family member isoform X1, with the protein product MDPSQMNLYKDVMLETYWNLTSIGYKWEDHHIEESCQSSRRHTRHGRSHRWKKLYECNQCGKVFARPAHIQCHKRTHTGEKPYKCNQCGKAFSSHSCLRYHKRNHTGERPYECNQCGKAFSSHSNLRYHKRTHTGEKPYECNQCGKAFARPADLQYHKRTHTGEKPYECNQCGKAFSCHSGLRYHKRTHTGEKPYECNQCGKAFARPADLQYHKRTHTGEKPYECNQCGKAFSCHSGLRYHKRTHTGEKPYECNQCGKAFSCHSGLRYHKRTHTGEKPFECNQCGKAFSSHSGLRYHKRTHTGEKPYECNQCGKSFATSRHLQCHKRTHTGEKPYECNQCGKAFATSSHLQCHKRTHTGEKPYECNQCGKAFSCHSGLRHHKRTHTGEKPYECNQCGKAFSRPAYLQHHKRTHTGEKPYECNQCGKAFAKPSHLQCHKRTHTGEKPFECNQCGKAFSCYNSLRYHKRTHTGEKLYECNQCGKAFATSSHLQCHKRTHTGEKPYECNQCGKAFATSSHLHCHKRTHTGEKPFECNQCGKAFARPSHLQIHKRTHTGEKPYECNQCGKAFATSSHLQCHKRTHTRE